The nucleotide window ttaaagaaaatgaggaagactAGCTAGAGCACATCAGGGATAATTTTAAGTGAAACACATCTGAATGAACAGCAGATACTTTATTTCTCTCCAGGTGGGGTATCCCTGGTAGAGCAAATGTTTCAGGATCCCAGACTATCCCAGAACAAGCAGGCCCTGGAAGGCCTGGAAGACCTGAAGCTGCTATTTGAATACCTGACTTTATTTGGAATTGCTGAGAAGGTAAGCTGAATTGCAGATGGACCTCCTGCTGAGCTCTAGGGCTCTCAGGGTCCTGAGTCTAGTTTGGGACTGACTGTAGCCTTGTTCCCACAGATCTCATTTGACCTCAGCCTGGCTCGGGGCCTAGACTACTATACAGGAGTGATCTATGAAGCAGTGCTGCTGCAGACCCCAACTCAGGCTGGGGAGGAGCCCCTGAATGTGGGCAGTGTGGCTGCTGGTGGGCGCTATGACGGGCTGGTGGGCATGTTTGACCCCAAGGGCCACAAGGTGCCATGTGTGGGACTCAGCATTGGGGTTGAACGCATCTTCTACATTGTGGAGCAGAGGATGAAGGTAGGTCCTAAGTAGGTGTGAGATGGGGCTGGAGGCCTAAAATCCCTCCTGTTTCTGGAGGTGTAGTTGGAGTGGTTTTCTGATGATtctttttgtcttgatttttgGAATTGCTGGTGGAAAGGAGGTTTTTATTAGTTTCACTTTCTTCACTCTTATTAGACCAAAGGTGAGAAGGTGCGGACTACAGAGACTCAAGTGTTTGTGGCCACACCACAGAAGAACTTTCTCCAAGAACGGTTGAAACTTATTACAGAGCTTTGGGATGCTGGAATCAAGGTATGGTGGAGCTGATATGTGAGCCATCTGGGTATGTGTGGAATTTAGGACCCAGGGCTATGTCTTCCTTATGTCTAGGGTGGAACTCAAGACCTTTTTAGTCTACTAGCTACTAGAGTGGCTTTTTAGGGTGGGAGGACTAGCTATTTATCTCTGACTTCCTTGGATATCCATGTTCCTGAGGTTTGTTGCTGTGTTCGCTTCTAAGTCCTTTACTCTGTCTTGATCCTTTTCAGGCAGAGATGCTATACAAGAACAACCCCAAACTATTAACCCAGCTGCACTATTGTGAGAGCACAGGCATTCCACTGGTGGTCATTATTGGTGAGCAAGAACTGAAAGAAGGGATCATCAAGATCCGTTCGGTGGCCAGCAGAGAGGAGGTGAGTGGCAGCAGCAGAAATAGAAGGGACGAATTGTTTCTGCCTTTCCCAGATTTTGTAAGAAATATGCATCTTCTGGCTGAGAAATTATCTTCATGGTTAATAGTGGTAGAGATGAACAAGCACCCACTCCAGATGACCACTGCAGCCTGTGAGTATTGGCTGTGTGGCCAGAAGAAAGACAAATGAAATCCGAATGGGTATTTTGAAACTAATCAACATAATAGACATAAATCAGGTGTTTGAATCCCTTTCGTCTTGAGGGTATACATTCTTCAGGTCAACCCACACTACTCCCTTCTGGTTGTGTAAGTAATGGAGCAAATGCAGAGTAAAACAAATATGGAAAAACAGTGGCTAAGGAGCTAATATCACCTTCTAGTTTATCACATGAGGATTCTCTTATGTTTCAGGTGGCCATTAAACGGGAAAATCTTGTGGCTGAAATTCAGAAGCGACTGTCTGAGTCTTGATCCTTGCCTGATTCCCATCTGCTGCTCTTTGTAGAAAAGGTTTCCTCTAGAACTGAGTTCCTCTGGAATTGAGTGATGGACTTCACAGCAACTGGCCAGGATGGGTGACAAGTACCTTCTGCCTCCTCCATCCTTCCTGGGTACAGAACTGTAGAAGACCCTGAGGACTCCTTGGGTAGTGTGAGCAGCTATTCTGCATGGGTGCAGATGGCTGGTATGTGAAAGAGACATGCTGTAGCTGCAGAGGCAAATTTGAAGTGCCACCGAATGTTGTCAAGAGGTACTGAGATTGTTGCTGTGAGCAAGGCTCTGGGAAAGTCACCTCAGGCTGAGGATTCTGAACCATTGAGATCAGAAGCCAGATACTTAGCCTTCTACTGTAGCTACGGAACCAGATTCTGGTGAATTTGTCCACAACCAGCCATTGGCCTGTGTGGGGAGTTTTTGGAAGACAGCAAAGAGGGGCAATGGCTGCTTTCAGCTTTGTTTGAGGACAGATGCTATCCTAAGGGCATGGCAGTACCCATGTTGATTTGACATCTCTCTAGCCCATGCATTGCTAACAATAGAAGAGTGGGGCTGTATGCTTAATAATCTTGAACATTGAACTTAATAGATGACTTGACAAGGTGGGGATCTGATATTTTGAGATTTTGGAGACCATTTCCTGTGCCAGAATCACTGCTCTAACTATTCCATGCCATGCCATGGAGGCTGTTCTAGAAGTGGTTGGAtaacatgttaaataaaatattaagtgtaGTAGTTTGGGTAATTTGTTATTGTTATCAAGGGCTGGGTTTGCATAGACTGTAGAAAATGCTTGAGTGTATACTGGAGAATTGTGTGAGGTAGGAG belongs to Theropithecus gelada isolate Dixy chromosome 6, Tgel_1.0, whole genome shotgun sequence and includes:
- the HARS2 gene encoding probable histidine--tRNA ligase, mitochondrial isoform X5; translated protein: MVNGVRNATGLASVQRSHFSHSFFCQVAEAVLTSQLKAHQEKPNFIIKIPKGTRDLSPQHMVVREKILDLVISCFKRHGAKGMDTPAFELKDFDIAGQFDPMIPDAECLKIICEILSGLQLGDFFIKVNDRRIVDGMFAACGVPESKFRAICSSIDKLDKMAWKDVRHEMVAKKGLAPEVADRIGDYVQCHGGVSLVEQMFQDPRLSQNKQALEGLEDLKLLFEYLTLFGIAEKISFDLSLARGLDYYTGVIYEAVLLQTPTQAGEEPLNVGSVAAGGRYDGLVGMFDPKGHKVPCVGLSIGVERIFYIVEQRMKTKGEKVRTTETQVFVATPQKNFLQERLKLITELWDAGIKAEMLYKNNPKLLTQLHYCESTGIPLVVIIGEQELKEGIIKIRSVASREEVAIKRENLVAEIQKRLSES
- the HARS2 gene encoding probable histidine--tRNA ligase, mitochondrial isoform X4, whose amino-acid sequence is MVVREKILDLVISCFKRHGAKGMDTPAFELKETLTEKYGEDSGLMYDLKDQGGELLSLRYDLTVPFARYLAMNKVKKMKRYHVGKVWRRESPSIVQGRYREFCQCDFDIAGQFDPMIPDAECLKIICEILSGLQLGDFFIKVNDRRIVDGMFAACGVPESKFRAICSSIDKLDKMAWKDVRHEMVAKKGLAPEVADRIGDYVQCHGGVSLVEQMFQDPRLSQNKQALEGLEDLKLLFEYLTLFGIAEKISFDLSLARGLDYYTGVIYEAVLLQTPTQAGEEPLNVGSVAAGGRYDGLVGMFDPKGHKVPCVGLSIGVERIFYIVEQRMKTKGEKVRTTETQVFVATPQKNFLQERLKLITELWDAGIKAEMLYKNNPKLLTQLHYCESTGIPLVVIIGEQELKEGIIKIRSVASREEVAIKRENLVAEIQKRLSES